The sequence ATTCGAACTggagtggttcgaattacttgcatTCCtagttcgaaccaggctggttcgatttactttcaattttttctttgaaATTCGAACTGCTCTAGTTCGATTTATTTGAAGATGAAGTTCGAactagcctggttcgaattacataaaaatatgatCTGGCTCATTGCTGTATCGATTTTCATTTTGGCTCATATACGTAAATTTGGATTGATGTTGGCTTATTATAGTATTTTgccataataattataaaaattaatttaattttgccTATTAAAATAGTTTCTAATAAATAGTTTAAACTAATAGAATAAATCATAACTAATTTAAACTTTAACAATcataaaattaatgtaattactttTAATGAAATagaaaatctttaagagtaaaattataaaaaaataaatttatttagaatgaaagtaatgtgattaagtataatttacttagatgtgattaaaaaataattgaataactatgtactgtaaaaaattgatattattgaaggataaaattaaaatttatttctatgtatcatttttgtcctcaacgttttcgttctatttaagtccctaacattttaaaatcgTCTTAATTTTGTCtcaccgtcaattctgttaacggatcctaACCGCAGAACAATATTGagccaattttaaaacgttagagacttaaataagacgatttaaacgttatgAACAATTTtatgacttaccccaaacgttagaaacaaaaataatattttactttTTTCATGCTATAAAAAGTTATAAGTAatgtataattatatattaattattaaaaacatttatataaattttttcatCTCATATTCGTTCCTTAACCAAACACACcctaaaacaattaattacaaaTTGTAATTTGTAACAATTATCTCGATTTTGCTTGATTGTATTTTTGCCTACCCCATAGGAAATAGTTTCAGGACTGATCACTTGTTGCACCCTGAATGTAATAAGATAATATATACTCTCTTGTTTAGAGGTGAGGTTAGGTAGCTCAGGTGACAAttaggatttttttatttaaattaaataataataaaatttataaaaatacatCAAATATAGGATAATCATTTAAATACATAACTTACTATATTTTGAGTACTAAGAGCAAAATTTAAATACGGATgtaatactgaaattttggactATAAATTTAACGTATTTTGAGTGTACGTTTTACGCAGGAAAAGAGATACTGAATATCTAACGTATCTTAGGTGCACCCAAAATATATTTTATGTAAAGAAACGTTTAAAAATTTATCCGAGTTTCAGTATCCAAGATATAGTCAAATCTAGAAAGGGAATCATAGGATTTGAGATATAGTCAGAAACAAATTAACGCCATAGTATTCGAGATAGGTGTATTATGGTCTAGTTTTTTTGTATCCtatatatctttaaaaaaaattctatatatATTCTCCCACCCTCAACCATTAGTACTCACAATTCATTCTTTTTTCTATTCTCTCTTTATCCTTTAACTTTGTTTGCATAGATAATAATAAGTTCTTTTTTGTTGTAATTTATCCCAATGAGATAGTAAAAACCAATGATAAATGAATGATTTTTTAGTCTAATTCAACTGTGATGATGTTAAGTACTTACCGTGTTGATATCCTGCATGCCATAAAGACTATCATACTGAACAATATAGGAGAATATATTTCAAGAAGATTGAACGAGTTGCATATAGATTTTTATCAGCGCTTTCAAGCGGTGGATTTATTAAGTTATTCTGGCTTGAAAGTGATTAGCATGTGAAGGTAATATTTGACATACATCCAAAACCAATGTCACAACATGTCATGGAGTAGTATGTTATGGTTCGTGACGTgattggtggtggtggaggatcgCCCTCTTCTCAAGTTCTCAAGTAGTCAAACTAGATGCAAGACCGATCCATATTGTCAAAGAGCCATTTGTACTTCAGGAACTCAAACTGAAGGTGTTACAAAGTTACTAGATTTTCCTTGCAACCAATATATATAGGCCTATGACTATATCTCGAGTGCTGTGACCCCCTTTCCATTTTTGATCATATCTCGAGTACTGAAACCTGGATCAACTTTTGAATCTATCTCGAGTGCTCAGTACCCATTTTTCCACATAAAACATATTCCAAATGCACTTAAAATACGTCAAATTTTTGTTCGTCACAAGTCATAATCCAAGATCTCAGTACCCGAAATATAGTATGCtgtatatttaaataattattctatattttatatattttggtaaattttataattatttaatttaaataaaaaaatcctgACAATTATTCTCAcgttttattattatattctgtAACGTTTATAAGTTATAACGTTAATATACGAACATGCACAAAATATGGCATCACCAAGTAAAATTctgttttttacttttattaaatGAATGAATCCGAATCCATTAGAAACATAAAAATACAAATCAAGATTTTCTTTTTCCCCCGGTAAGAACTACAACGCCGTTACTATGTCCGAAAAACACCTCTTCAGAAAGGCCATTTCATGGTTTCTCTAAGAATAATACAACAATAAGCTGAAAATAAAAGATATAAGAAAGATTGCCCTGTTATCTCCAGAGTGAAGATAAGAGCTTCAAGGGTAAAGGCACATCCTATGATCAATTTTTACCTGAACTTTTTGGCACGTAATTACATGAATACCAACATGGATAGCATAATTAAATTGGACTCAGCAGCCAAGAAGATTGTTCTTAGCTAACAAGTACGCTTTGATGGTTTTACCTTGAAGTGAAAAATCTCAACTCCGCAGTTCAAACCGCAACTTCTAACGGCTGGAGAGCTTTGAGAGGATTCATTATGACACCATCTATCAGTCCATATTCTTTGGCCTCTTTTGCGCTCATGAAAAAATCGCGGTCTGTGTCCTGGTTAATCTTTTCCAAACTTTGTCCAGTGTGGTAAGAAAGATACCCATTCAGGTTAGCCTTGTGATGCAGCATTTCATTTGCCTGAGGATCATGACTGATGATTAATTTTCTGTCAAGAATTGTACGAAAAAAAAAAGCGGCTTAAATAGGTTTTTGGTCTGTATAACTTTTCTTTggccaaaaaaatttttaaagtcTCTATTTTAGTCTACATTAGTTTGCTCCGTAAAGAGGTGACGTGAAACATCTTGCCATATCAGCATTTCAACTTGCCATGTCAACATTTAATGGAGCAAATTAACGGCAGAGACTAAAATATAAACATTTTAAATTTTGCTGGACCAAAACCAAAGAACGGGTATTCTAGAGACCAAAAACTTATTTAAGCCAAAATATTCTGATATTTGAAAATACACCATTTCTAGTTGCAGACTGAATTAAACTTTTAATTTCCGAAAAGGATTTTCCCTGTATGTCAAAAACCAATTCTATCCATTTgctatttaaagttttaaacaaaaTGTACTATAATCTTTGAAATTTCAAGACCAACAATGATAAATTTGAGTTGTACCAAATGGCAAAACACTTACCCAGCTTTACTATGCAGTTAGCTTTACAATAATAGAAGTATACAAACTTTAGACCTAAGCAAGAGGTCTATACAGTAGaaataaaaaggaagaaaatgggGTCTATACCTGAATATCTATGTCAGTTTGCCCTCCCTGAGCTCCACCAAGAGGTTGGTGAATCATTATTCTTGAATTAGGCAAGCTATATCTCTTTCCTTTAGTAATGAGGAATAGATGAAATGTTAGAAAGCCAAATTTTTCTcatatagagaaaacaaaaaataaaatcatggAACAATTGTAAGTTTAGAGAATCATTATAGATGAATAAATATAGATGGCTGATAATATTTAATCCAACAGCAAAAGCATTAGACATTATCTAGCAGAATTTAAGATAAAAGTATTGAGTGGAAGTAAACTATGCTGATCTAACCCGAAGAAGAATCAGACATTACCATGCCTAAcagttaaaataaaaacaaacccATCATTTttccaaataataatttatacaaCTTTTTAAGTCTACAAATAGATTGTAATATATATAACACAAGGCATGTTTGCATAAAACAGTGACAAG is a genomic window of Arachis ipaensis cultivar K30076 chromosome B06, Araip1.1, whole genome shotgun sequence containing:
- the LOC107646607 gene encoding ATP-dependent Clp protease proteolytic subunit 5, chloroplastic-like, whose product is MLGCLVHKRIIRCGGAVDDDMANTIVAQLLYLDAVDPQKDIVMYVNSPGGSVTAGNAITCHCMVMSDSSSEKFGFLTFHLFLITKGKRYSLPNSRIMIHQPLGGAQGGQTDIDIQANEMLHHKANLNGYLSYHTGQSLEKINQDTDRDFFMSAKEAKEYGLIDGVIMNPLKALQPLEVAV